A genomic window from Ursus arctos isolate Adak ecotype North America unplaced genomic scaffold, UrsArc2.0 scaffold_25, whole genome shotgun sequence includes:
- the BDKRB1 gene encoding B1 bradykinin receptor, with protein sequence MASRTLLEFLSLNRSQLSPPNATTCDGAREAWALLHRVLPTWIIVICVCGLLGNLFVLSVFLLPRRRLNVAEIYLANLAASDLVFVLGLPFWAENIANQFHWPFGGLLCRLVNGVIKANLFISIFLVVAISQDRYRVLVHPMASRRRRRRRRAQATCLLIWLVGGLLSVPTFLFRSLEAVPELNNSYACVLLHPPGPWPLARMVELNVLGFLGPLAAIVFFNCHILASLHGQAEVQGTRCGGPTGGKTTALILTLVAAFLVCWTPYHFFAFLEFLYQMRAVRGCFWEDFIDLGLQYTNFFAFINSCLNPVIYVFVGRLFRTKAWELYQQCTPRSLTPVSLPHRTDVLQHFWQN encoded by the coding sequence ATGGCGTCCCGGACCCTCCTGGAGTTCCTGTCACTGAACCGGAGCCAGCTGTCACCTCCCAATGCCACGACCTGTGACGGCGCTCGCGAAGCCTGGGCCCTGCTGCACCGAGTGCTACCCACATGGATCATCGTCATCTGCGTCTGCGGCCTGCTGGGAAACCTTTTCGTGCTGTCCGTCTTCCTCCTGCCCCGGCGGCGTCTGAACGTGGCAGAAATCTACCTGGCCAACCTGGCCGCCTCCGATCTGGTGTTTGTCTTGGGCTTGCCCTTCTGGGCGGAGAACATCGCCAACCAATTCCACTGGCCCTTCGGGGGCCTCCTCTGCCGCCTGGTCAATGGAGTCATCAAGGCCAACCTGTTCATCAGCATCTTCCTGGTGGTGGCCATCAGCCAGGACCGCTACCGCGTGCTGGTGCACCCCATGGCCagccggaggcggcggcggcggcggcgggcccaGGCCACCTGCCTGCTCATCTGGCTGGTGGGCGGCCTCCTGAGCGTCCCCACGTTCCTGTTCCGCTCCCTCGAAGCCGTCCCAGAGCTGAACAACTCCTACGCCTGCGTGCTCCTGCACCCACCCGGGCCCTGGCCCCTGGCCAGGATGGTGGAGTTGAACGTGCTGGGCTTCCTGGGGCCACTGGCTGCCATCGTCTTCTTCAACTGCCACATCCTGGCCTCCCTGCACGGGCAGGCGGAGGTGCAGGGGACGCGGTGTGGGGGCCCCACGGGTGGCAAGACCACGGCTCTCATCCTCACGCTCGTGGCGGCCTTCCTGGTGTGCTGGACCCCCTACCACTTCTTCGCCTTCCTGGAATTCCTCTACCAGATGCGGGCTGTCCGAGGCTGTTTCTGGGAGGATTTCATAGACCTGGGCCTGCAATACACCAACTTCTTCGCTTTCATCAACAGCTGCCTGAACCCCGTGATTTACGTCTTCGTGGGCCGGCTTTTCAGGACCAAGGCCTGGGAACTTTACCAGCAATGCACGCCTCGGAGTCTTACTCCAGTGTCCTTGCCCCACCGGACAGATGTTCTCCAACACTTCTGGCAGAATTAA